The DNA sequence TGAATTTCGAGTTGGACCAGATTTGATCGTCGACAACACCGCTCGGCTTCTGTGTTGCTAGGATGAGATGAATCCCAAGTGAGCGTCCAATCCGGGCAGTCGAGACGAGCTCTTTCATGAAGTCCGGCTGTTCTGCTTTTAGCTCGGCGAATTCATCTGAGATGAGGAATAGATGCGGCATCGCTTCCTCGGCTTTCCCTTCTTTATATAGCTTCTGATACTGGTTGATGTGGTTCACATCATGCTCTCCGAAGAGTCGCTGGCGCTTTTGCAATTCTGCTTTGATCGAAGCGAGCGCGCGCATTGACTGAGCTCCATCCAAGTTCGTGATCGTCCCCATCAGATGAGGGAGATTTTTGAAAAGATTCGCCATGCCCCCACCTTTGTAGTCAATAAGAAGGAAGCCGACTTCATAAGGGTGGAAATTGACGGCCAGTGACAGTATATAAGACTGGATGATTTCCGATTTACCAGATCCTGTCGTACCGGCGACAAGCCCGTGAGGTCCATGTGCTTTTTCATGAAGGTTCAGCTGGACGATGTCATCTTTTCCTCTCATACCGAGGGGAACGGCAAGGCTCTTATATGTCTCATTCTGTTGCCAGCGTTCAGCGATCTGCAATTCTTCCACCTGTTCAGCCCCATACATTTCCAAGAACGTCACTGCTTCGGGAATGGAGTTCTTCAAAGATTGCAGATGATTAAGTGGTGCAAGCGCACGAGAAACATCTTCTTTATTAAAGCCTCCCGGGAAGTGATCGAGGTCGAACCTCCGATTCACAAGTTCTCCTTCCTCCAGAAGGATATTACCTGTCTGTGCGTCCCGGATATCGACTACTGTCGTCACATGCTCTGGCAATGATTCAAGTACGTCCTGTACGAAAACAAGCGATACGCCCAGCTCTTGCGGATCTTCATTGAAGAATTCCATGATCGAATGGTCGAGCATGATTTTTTCATCTGTAAGAAAAACGACGAAATGAGGCGTGAAATATGTCTTTTCATTCTTGTTCTGTTTCTCATCCAGAACGAGCTTGCGTTCTTTCAGCACTTGGTAGAGTGAAGACAGTACTTGGTCGCGTGAGCGCTCATGATAGACAAAACCACGCACATTCACGCCTGGCAGACTGGCATGTGGCAGCCATCGCATCCATTCCCATTCACGCTTCTCTTCTTCCGGAAAAACAGAGATGAATCTCACATCATGATAGCTGTGGAAAAGTGCGATCTGCATAGCAAGCTGCTGCAGCTGTTCGACAACGAGAGATCGCTTGCCGATATAGCCGACTGGCCCTTTCATAAGGGAAGTAACGATTGGCACTTGCTCCAGTTCGCTGAATTCATTTCTTAGTTTCCTTGCGGCCAGGACCAATTCATCCTTGTCCTGGGTGAATTCTTCTTCGTTGAAATCTATTTCAAAACTTGTCGGTTCTGTGCCGAGGCCCGCTCTAATATTGAGGAAATCATGGTGGTGCATTGCTTTTTCATAGATGCGCGCATCTACGCTTTTTGCCATGTGACGGATTTTTGAAGCATCTGGATAATGAAAGAGTAAGGCATGACGCTGTTCTTCCCGTGCATGATGAAGTTCGGCGGCTTTATCAAGCAGATAGGCCTTGTAGCTCTCTTCCCGCTCCTTCGTATCAATCCGGTACTGTTTAACACTCTTGATGTAAGATGTGACGGAGAAAATGATTGTCACAATGGTCACAGAAAGCATGGCGATGATGTAGATGCCCCGCGGCTGGAAGATCGAGATGATCACAAGGGCTGCAATCATCACGAGAGGCGGCACAATCGTGCGTGCCAGTTGTTCGCTCGGCTTCGAAGGCTTATTCGAAGGCTTGGCGATAATTTTCTTCTCCACAGGTTCACGGTGGATAATTCTCGGTGAACGGTGGTAATCCGGATATTCATTCCGATATGGAGAGCCAAGGCCGATCAGCTCAGGGCGCTTTGCAGTGAACTGATCGGGTGCTGATTGGATTTCAATCTTATCCTTTCGGGCAACAATCAGGATGCCATCAAAGAAAAGATGGTCCCCCGCAGCCAGCTTAGCCTGCCCATGGACACGGGCATAGTTGTGATATAGTTCTCCTGCAAATACTTCGACTTCATAGCCGTCTGGAATTGGCTGCAGAAGAAAGTCCGCGTCCGAGTCTTTCAAGACGATGTCATGATATTCCGCTGTTCCGAATGAGAGACTTGTTCCCGCAGAAGTGTCATATTCCATCTCTGTCACTTGCTCGAGGACATGGAGCTGTACAGTTTTCTCACCAATTGATAAGCGTCTGGATTGACCAGTTGGAATGTCTGTGTCAGCAATATGAAGCGACATTCCATCCCAACTTCCCTCCAGTCGCTCTGTCATATCAAGGGTTCTGACCGTATCTGTCCGCTGAGATCCGATTGTAAATCTCTTTTCTTCCCCCTTTGGCAGGCGGCATTTATGCAGTTCTTCATCACAGCTGATCATAAGCAAGGGATCTGCCATCTTTATTCCTCCTTATTCCTGATGCCTCGGACCTTCTATTTCTTCTTCTCTTCGGCTTTCTTTTTCTCTTCGGATTTTTTCTGTTCTTGCTGTTTCTTTTCTTCTTGCTGCTGTTCTTTTACTGAATTCTGATCGGCGCTTTCAGCTTGCTGCCCTTCGGCTGCTTCGCTATCTTCTTCCAAACCGTATTCCTCACGGTAGCGGCGCAGTTCGTCCTCTGCTTTGCGAACACGTTCATCACGTTCTTCACCTTTTAGTTCCGGATTGTTTTTATCTTGTTCGATTTTATTGATCAGTCCATAAATGATCAGACGCGGATCATCAAGCAATTTCGCCAGGTCGATTGACTTTTCAAAATCTCCCCGTCCGCTATATATCCAATAAAGCAAGTAATCCTTGTCACTTTTCAAACTGATGTTCTTCAGAATGACTTCTCTTTCCGCCGGCTTCAGATCAGCTGTCCTCACATAGGCATTTGCCAATATGTACTTTGCCGGGTCAGGCAGTTTTTCGGGATTTGCTTTTTGCAATGATGTGATGACCCCATCATAGTCAGAGGCAAGATTATTCCGGTGAGCCTCCAGCAAATGCTGCTCAAATGGTTGTTTGACAATCAGGAAGTAGCCGAGTGGTACAGCGAGAAGTACGGCAAGAGCAATCATGGAGAACGCAAGCCATTTAAATAACTTAAAACGTGAAGCAGGAACGAGTTGCATCATCTTGTCCGATTTGTCCTGTTCCTCCCGATAGCTCTCCTTCAGAAAAGCAGCCAATTCGCCAATACTATTCATCTCATTTACTTTTCGTTCGAATTCCGTCTCTGTCGCATTTGCGAGTGAACCGTTGTAGAGCTGGTCGAACGTAAGCTCTTTTGCAAATAATGCGATGGCAAGGCACTTGTACTGTTTCAGCAAATGCTCCTCATCCATCTCCATCGGTGGCATCAAATCGCGTATTCCCCTATATACGGAGAGTGGCATCAGATTTTCATTGAATAGTAGATTGTCCGGATGGAGAAAATATGTAATGCGCGCCGGTAATCCATGAAAGTAGGCGGAGATATTTCCGAGTAGGCGCAGCTTCTCAGCGCGGGTGCGCTTTTTCACTTGAGCCCATGTTTTCCAATCTTCCTGTACGATGAAGTGGAAAGAATAATGGTCTCCCGTCTCAGTAACACGTACTGGAACGAAGCGGTCCGCTGTCTCGTTCAAAATGCCGAATTGGCGGATATCCTTGACGCGTGTATCGGCTTTACGAATCTGCGTCTGCCATTCGTTCTGATCCATTTGGAATTCAAGCTGTAGTCCGTCCATTTCAATCTTCTTTTCTTTCATCTTGTCTCGTTCCTTTCTTCAAGAGACAAATCTGCTCCAGCCCGGACAGGTGCGAGGACGACAAGCACGTCCCCGTCCGTCACCGGATAATCTGTCAGTCTGTCATCACCAGTGAGGACCAGCTCCTTTGTAGCTATCTTTATAGCCTGGGAAATGATCGCTTCGTCAAGGTTTAGCGTTTCTGCCAGATTGGCAAGCAGCTGTGTGACCGTCTGATGCACAGGAATCCTGAGATCCAGCTTTCTGCCCCCATGCATATGCAAATCCAACGTTATGTCTATATGTGATTTTCCAGCCATTGCGACTGCCTCCTATGCAATCTTGCGGAATGTCCAGAAGAGAAGAGCGATCATTGCAGCGCCAAAAACTCCTAGTGCCGCAATGATCAAAATGCTGAATGGACCTTCTCTATCTGTTTCTTCTTCCGATTTTCTCTCTGGTGCTGTGTAATCTGCTGAAAATAATTGCTCAGTCAGCTTGTCTTGATTGTTATCAAATCGTCCGCTCTCTTCGAACAGTTTGTCCTGAAGCGAACGTATATCCGACTCCTTCTGTTTCTGATGACGCTTTATCGTCTTTTCCGTCTCCGGCTTGAATAATTCAGGGAAGCGTTTGTCCAGTTCTGTCTCAACAGAGTTGCTTCCTTTCTCTCCTTCACCGATACGGTCAATCTGGATTTTCAGTTTCCCTTCATCTTCAGCTTCCGCATTTACAGCATAGGGAGTGAGGATGAGAAGAAGAAGCAGAAGGCTAAATAGCTTCGTGCGCATCTTCTTCCTCCATCTCAGGCTGTTGGCGATGACGAACAAAGAGATTCAGCACAGCTCCTGCCAGCGCAAGCACTACAAGAACCGTTGTGATTTTCCATGTCCCTTCTGAAGCTGAGGCTAGCAGACCTGCATAGTTTTCAAGGTAGTTAAGTGGCGAGTACGCCTGCATATTGCTGCCTAGTCCGATTCCACTTCCACCGTTTGCTGTGAGCAGATAGAGACTGAATACGCCAAGCAGGATGAACATGCCGATCATCTTCAGTTGTCTCAACAAATATGTCGAGACAAGAACCATCGCAAGCATCATTAACATCACTGCAAGTGTCCACCAGATTGCCTCTGTCTGTTCCGCCTCCAAATAGTAGGCTGATAGAATGCCCATTAGCAGCCCTTCGACGAGTGCCGCTCCTGCCGCAATCACGGCAAATGGAAGGTTGGCACGATACAACGGCACTTCTCCAGATTCAAATTTGTCGATCGCTTTGCGTCCTGCTTTCAATGTTGAGATTGCATAAGCAGTGAACAAGGATACGATGAAGCCAATCAAAATAAGATACTGCGGTACAGATTCCTTAGCCAATTCCTTAGGATCATTGAATATCGTTCCACTATTCTTCGTTTGTACTGGATTGGATAGGAAGTTGAACAGATTCTCATTCAACTTGTCACCGACACGGCTATTGGCGAGTACATCTTTGAAATTATGAGC is a window from the Aciduricibacillus chroicocephali genome containing:
- the essC gene encoding type VII secretion protein EssC; its protein translation is MADPLLMISCDEELHKCRLPKGEEKRFTIGSQRTDTVRTLDMTERLEGSWDGMSLHIADTDIPTGQSRRLSIGEKTVQLHVLEQVTEMEYDTSAGTSLSFGTAEYHDIVLKDSDADFLLQPIPDGYEVEVFAGELYHNYARVHGQAKLAAGDHLFFDGILIVARKDKIEIQSAPDQFTAKRPELIGLGSPYRNEYPDYHRSPRIIHREPVEKKIIAKPSNKPSKPSEQLARTIVPPLVMIAALVIISIFQPRGIYIIAMLSVTIVTIIFSVTSYIKSVKQYRIDTKEREESYKAYLLDKAAELHHAREEQRHALLFHYPDASKIRHMAKSVDARIYEKAMHHHDFLNIRAGLGTEPTSFEIDFNEEEFTQDKDELVLAARKLRNEFSELEQVPIVTSLMKGPVGYIGKRSLVVEQLQQLAMQIALFHSYHDVRFISVFPEEEKREWEWMRWLPHASLPGVNVRGFVYHERSRDQVLSSLYQVLKERKLVLDEKQNKNEKTYFTPHFVVFLTDEKIMLDHSIMEFFNEDPQELGVSLVFVQDVLESLPEHVTTVVDIRDAQTGNILLEEGELVNRRFDLDHFPGGFNKEDVSRALAPLNHLQSLKNSIPEAVTFLEMYGAEQVEELQIAERWQQNETYKSLAVPLGMRGKDDIVQLNLHEKAHGPHGLVAGTTGSGKSEIIQSYILSLAVNFHPYEVGFLLIDYKGGGMANLFKNLPHLMGTITNLDGAQSMRALASIKAELQKRQRLFGEHDVNHINQYQKLYKEGKAEEAMPHLFLISDEFAELKAEQPDFMKELVSTARIGRSLGIHLILATQKPSGVVDDQIWSNSKFKLALKVQNASDSNEILKTPDAAEITLPGRAYLQVGNNEIYELFQSAWSGADYVKDKDDSSYLDTTIYAINDLGQYDILTEDLSGLDRQEKVQKTETELEAVIGHIHDFAEERKIERLPRPWLPPLEREIFLSNLSPVDYKSLWHVKKQPLIATIGMVDIPEMQKQEPLDINLTKDGHMVIIASPGYGKSTMLQTIAMDLARKHSPEKLHLYLLDLGTNGLLPLRNLPHTADAIRVDEEAKMEKLFRRLSKELKERKQKLSDYGVASMEMYERASGEEVPHIIVMIDTFDSAADTSYKESFDAIAVQIAREGASVGMHLVITAGRQNAMRAQLLANIKTQISLYQIDDTEVRSVVGRTALPIDEIPGRGLIKLDDPVSFQTALPASGSDTLEIVEAIKAEAEEMAHSWTGSTPRPIPMVPEKITFKELLGKDQTAAILKDGGIPFAVDFEEVEPVELDYRNDQNLLVIGEDAEIIENAFMTILETKMHNDQIDIALMDNATSGFASRKEKADLYANDGATLEEMLERLQALFEAREDAFREVQSNTDGRATLADFMKGIRPLLIILTDAGFTIESLSMTAQEKLAKLIDAGSRMGMHFVIGAMNGAIDRNYDEVANAIKKFKSGIIIGRIADQNMLDVLQPPYKEKSLQRYEAYYVKRGKYEKIKIATPY
- the essB gene encoding type VII secretion protein EssB — translated: MKEKKIEMDGLQLEFQMDQNEWQTQIRKADTRVKDIRQFGILNETADRFVPVRVTETGDHYSFHFIVQEDWKTWAQVKKRTRAEKLRLLGNISAYFHGLPARITYFLHPDNLLFNENLMPLSVYRGIRDLMPPMEMDEEHLLKQYKCLAIALFAKELTFDQLYNGSLANATETEFERKVNEMNSIGELAAFLKESYREEQDKSDKMMQLVPASRFKLFKWLAFSMIALAVLLAVPLGYFLIVKQPFEQHLLEAHRNNLASDYDGVITSLQKANPEKLPDPAKYILANAYVRTADLKPAEREVILKNISLKSDKDYLLYWIYSGRGDFEKSIDLAKLLDDPRLIIYGLINKIEQDKNNPELKGEERDERVRKAEDELRRYREEYGLEEDSEAAEGQQAESADQNSVKEQQQEEKKQQEQKKSEEKKKAEEKKK
- a CDS encoding EsaB/YukD family protein; translated protein: MAGKSHIDITLDLHMHGGRKLDLRIPVHQTVTQLLANLAETLNLDEAIISQAIKIATKELVLTGDDRLTDYPVTDGDVLVVLAPVRAGADLSLEERNETR
- the essA gene encoding type VII secretion protein EssA, which produces MRTKLFSLLLLLLILTPYAVNAEAEDEGKLKIQIDRIGEGEKGSNSVETELDKRFPELFKPETEKTIKRHQKQKESDIRSLQDKLFEESGRFDNNQDKLTEQLFSADYTAPERKSEEETDREGPFSILIIAALGVFGAAMIALLFWTFRKIA